One region of Triticum aestivum cultivar Chinese Spring chromosome 6B, IWGSC CS RefSeq v2.1, whole genome shotgun sequence genomic DNA includes:
- the LOC123135745 gene encoding disease resistance protein RGA2: MDTAIGAAKWVLGKALAPVTDGLLEAWAASANLDHNIDALKMELLYAHGMLENAQGRGVRGVALKELLRKLEQLAYGADDVLDELEYFRIHDALHGTYHAADVNAVGSVHAIRINAEHTARHVTSKLLGAPSHGGDQESDPSDHQESDPGEHQENDGKQRCLSGIRLCGRRGISSSSPTPANKGGVKKVDGRCMPKVISSARNAAHTFGKHFPCYSPISAHHDNPQAHVTVQTKNDDPQAIMPELANHSDCEELKFNRVQMSQMMMDMVVQLKEVCAKVSIILNLNLLGSNCTHTKEIAINRSKTTSEIVEPDFYGRDDQKKKIVDVINSHEYSFSQLNVLPIFGIGGIGKTTFTQHICQEMSSYFQASIWVCVSLDFSADRLAQEIVNKIAKVDGEKKNASAEELIQQRLKGKRFLLVLDDMWTYREDEWKKLIAPLKKVESKGNFIIVTTRIPMVAEMVKTTNCELELERLDDADTMRFFEACVFGNELEPWGKHPAALHETGHEVVRHLKGSPLATKTVGRLLRNQLTLDHWKRVLESKEWELETSESDIMPALKLSYDFLPFHLKQLFVYCALFPEDYEFDTKELVQLWIGLGILHPFDQNRRTEDVGLDHLHELVNYGFFKKNKKEDGRYFYVVHDLLHELATKVSSDECVSICSSNVRSIHISPSVRHLSIIVDDKDVDDRMTFGDYKDDLSALGKRLKVENLRTLMVFGRYHGSFTKTFAHLFKKAKALRTIFLSGASYSIEDILHNFSETIHLRYLRIEPSDDRCNIDLPSMLFRFYHLEIINFEKWNDPVSIKHITNLVKLRHFIVPENMPQVHSDISEVGKLKLLSELRRFQVRNDCTGFEISQLTQLTELGGSLGIYNLEKVPKKGGRDKEIRPIHRNHLRELTLEWDVERSNREPTREENVIENLVPHSDLRDLCITGHGGTSCPRWLGDNLLVKNLESLHLANVSWKTFPPLGEFWSVHEPHGECKGCIASPSFQKNCLKKQGFQNLKRLVFVKIPKLKRWAGNQNCGFFLHLEVVIIEDCPELIELPFSCSTCSQPEQEGENMTWFPRLRKLRIVGCPKLRTMPAIPWTDSLCSIEIEQTGSIEELTYSEPKLSLDIYAADGTSSLFPKELAFCNLSALKILNLHNCPPLPLDKIQMLTSLRELTISGRSSIVLSPVGGEGHVLCQVPVENLTIYGSGASGKELTQLLSHFPKLTGLAIYDCEKITELGVSERQSGAQQQETKEEEEIVATAEGGLLLLPTQLQKLIVENCHELRIVPNLGGDNNEAAGGLQRLHSLRQVRAGCPKLLFSYSGSSSSSCFPFPASLEKLCLSNLKEFNNLALTNLSNLEELELWGMEDLTNLSVSRSSKLHTLSIYNSPGVLPVSICSLISTSLTKLSIYGCKEVEPIPGEALLVLTSLQELAFGYCQKLQFLPAGLHTLASINYLCIFECTSLQSLPKDCLPSCLQRLQISNCPELELLPTFSDGLRTSLQKLEIANCPAIKSVPKDALPSSLQELLIRECPEIKSLHKDGLPKSLRALHVRDSESEELKRQCRSLIGTIPVIMA; encoded by the coding sequence ATGGACACCGCCATCGGTGCCGCAAAGTGGGTGCTGGGCAAGGCGCTGGCCCCCGTCACGGATGGCTTGCTGGAGGCCTGGGCGGCTAGCGCCAATCTCGATCACAACATCGACGCCCTCAAGATGGAGCTGCTGTATGCGCATGGGATGCTCGAGAACGCGCAGGGCAGGGGCGTCCGTGGCGTCGCGCTCAAGGAGCTCCTGCGCAAGCTCGAGCAGCTGGCGTACGGGGCAGATGATGTGCTGGATGAGCTGGAGTACTTCCGCATCCACGACGCCCTTCATGGAACCTACCATGCCGCCGACGTGAATGCCGTGGGTTCCGTCCATGCCATCCGCATCAATGCTGAACACACGGCAAGGCATGTCACCAGCAAACTCTTGGGTGCTCCTAGCCATGGTGGTGACCAAGAAAGTGATCCTAGTGATCACCAAGAAAGTGATCCCGGTGAACACCAAGAAAATGATGGCAAGCAACGATGCCTCTCTGGCATACGCTTGTGTGGCAGGCGGGGCATCAGCTCCTCGTCACCGACGCCCGCCAACAAGGGGGGTGTCAAGAAGGTTGATGGCAGATGCATGCCCAAGGTCATCTCAAGTGCTCGCAACGCTGCCCACACATTCGGTAAACACTTTCCATGCTACTCTCCTATATCTGCCCACCATGATAATCCTCAAGCCCATGTGACTGTTCAAACCAAAAATGATGATCCTCAAGCTATCATGCCGGAGCTTGCAAACCATAGCGATTGCGAAGAATTGAAGTTTAATAGGGTCCAAATGTCTCAAATGATGATGGACATGGTAGTGCAGCTAAAGGAAGTATGTGCTAAGGTCTCCATAATTCTTAATCTAAATTTGTTGGGCTCCAACTGCACTCACACCAAAGAAATTGCTATAAACAGATCCAAAACCACATCAGAGATTGTAGAACCTGATTTTTACGGGAGGGATGACCAAAAGAAGAAAATTGTAGATGTCATTAATAGTCACGAGTACTCTTTCAGTCAACTTAACGTGCTTCCAATTTTTGGAATTGGGGGTATTGGAAAAACAACTTTTACGCAACACATATGCCAAGAAATGAGTAGCTATTTCCAGGCTTCAATTTGGGTATGTGTCTCTCTTGATTTCAGTGCAGATAGGTTGGCACAAGAGATAGTCAACAAAATCGCTAAAGTTGATGGTGAAAAGAAGAATGCTAGTGCCGAAGAACTTATCCAACAAAGATTAAAAGGTAAGAGGTTTTTACTCGTCTTGGATGATATGTGGACATATCGAGAGGATGAGTGGAAAAAACTAATAGCACCTTTGAAAAAGGTTGAGTCCAAGGGTAATTTCATTATAGTCACAACTCGAATACCAATGGTAGCAGAAATGGTTAAGACAACCAATTGTGAACTAGAACTGGAAAGACTAGATGATGCAGATACCATGCGTTTCTTTGAAGCATGTGTATTTGGTAATGAGCTAGAACCATGGGGAAAACATCCTGCTGCATTACATGAAACTGGTCATGAAGTAGTGCGCCATTTGAAAGGTTCCCCTCTTGCAACTAAAACTGTAGGTAGATTACTACGAAACCAACTTACTTTGGACCATTGGAAAAGAGTTCTAGAAAGCAAAGAATGGGAATTAGAAACCAGTGAGAGTGACATCATGCCAGCCCTCAAACTTAGCTATGATTTTCTCCCTTTCCATTTAAAACAGTTGTTTGTGTATTGTGCTTTATTTCCCGAAGATTACGAATTTGATACCAAGGAGTTAGTTCAATTGTGGATAGGACTAGGTATTTTGCATCCATTTGACCAGAATAGAAGAACTGAAGATGTTGGACTAGACCATTTGCATGAGTTGGTCAATTacggatttttcaaaaaaaacaaaaaagaagatGGTCGTTATTTTTATGTTGTTCATGATCTATTGCATGAATTGGCCACAAAGGTATCGTCAGATGAGTGTGTTAGCATATGTAGTTCTAATGTCAGGTCCATACACATCTCCCCATCTGTACGTCACTTATCCATAATTGTAGATGATAAAGATGTTGATGATAGAATGACTTTCGGTGACTATAAAGATGATTTGAGTGCATTAGGGAAAAGATTAAAAGTTGAAAACCTACGTACTCTGATGGTGTTTGGGCGATACCATGGTAGCTTCACGAAGACCTTTGCTCATCTATTTAAAAAAGCTAAAGCCCTTCGTACTATTTTTCTATCTGGAGCATCATACTCTATAGAGGACATTCTGCATAATTTTTCAGAAACCATCCATCTTCGTTACCTAAGGATCGAGCCAAGCGATGATAGATGCAACATCGACTTACCGAGTATGTTGTTCAGATTTTATCATCTAGAGATAATAAATTTTGAAAAGTGGAACGACCCTGTTTCAATAAAACATATCACCAACCTGGTAAAGCTTCGTCATTTTATTGTGCCAGAAAATATGCCTCAAGTTCATTCTGACATATCTGAGGTGGGAAAACTTAAACTGCTTTCAGAATTAAGAAGATTTCAAGTTCGAAATGATTGTACTGGTTTCGAAATAAGTCAGCTCACGCAGTTAACAGAGTTGGGAGGGTCACTTGGCATCTATAATCTTGAAAAGGTGCCAAAAAAGGGGGGCCGGGATAAGGAAATAAGACCAATACATAGGAACCACTTGCGTGAACTAACATTAGAGTGGGATGTGGAACGATCTAACAGGGAACCAACAAGAGAAGAAAATGTTATTGAAAATCTTGTACCACATAGTGACCTTCGAGATCTGTGCATTACAGGACACGGAGGTACTAGTTGCCCAAGATGGCTAGGTGATAACCTCTTGGTCAAAAATTTGGAATCTCTTCACTTGGCTAATGTATCTTGGAAAACTTTTCCACCATTAGGAGAGTTCTGGTCGGTCCATGAGCCCCATGGTGAGTGCAAGGGTTGCATCGCAAGCCCAAGCTTTCAAAAAAATTGTCTCAAAAAACAAGGCTTTCAAAATTTGAAAAGGCTAGTGTTTGTTAAGATACCAAAACTGAAAAGGTGGGCTGGAAATCAAAATTGTGGCTTCTTCCTCCACCTGGAAGTGGTCATTATTGAAGACTGCCCTGAACTTATAGAGTTGCCGTTTTCATGTTCTACTTGCTCTCAGCCAGAGCAGGAAGGAGAGAACATGACTTGGTTCCCTAGACTAAGAAAGCTCAGGATTGTAGGATGCCCAAAGCTGAGGACAATGCCTGCTATCCCCTGGACTGATAGTCTATGCTCCATTGAGATAGAACAAACAGGCTCAATTGAGGAGCTCACTTACTCAGAACCAAAATTAAGTTTGGACATTTACGCAGCGGATGGTACAAGTAGCTTGTTTCCGAAAGAGTTGGCTTTCTGTAATTTGAGTGCACTAAAAATATTGAATCTACACAATTGCCCTCCTTTGCCGTTGGATAAAATCCAAATGCTAACATCTCTGCGGGAGCTCACTATAAGTGGTCGGTCGAGTATTGTCCTGTCTCCAGTCGGAGGCGAGGGCCATGTCCTGTGCCAGGTTCCAGTTGAAAACCTCACAATTTATGGAAGTGGTGCTAGCGGGAAAGAATTGACTCAACTGCTCTCTCATTTTCCGAAGCTCACCGGCCTGGCCATATATGATTGCGAAAAGATAACAGAACTTGGTGTGTCAGAGCGGCAGAGTGGAGCACAGCAGCAAGAGACAAAAGAAGAGGAGGAAATAGTGGCGACGGCAGAAGGAGGACTGCTGCTCTTGCCTACCCAACTACAGAAGCTGATAGTCGAAAATTGCCATGAGCTGAGAATAGTCCCCAATTTAGGGGGCGACAACAACGAAGCAGCAGGAGGTCTCCAGCGTCTACACTCCCTCCGCCAAGTGCGCGCAGGTTGCCCCAAGTTGCTTTTCTCCTATTCGGGCTCGAGCTCCTCGTCTTGTTTCCCTTTCCCGGCCTCCCTTGAAAAACTCTGCCTATCCAATCTTAAAGAATTCAACAATCTGGCCCTCACAAACCTATCCAACCTGGAAGAACTCGAGCTTTGGGGCATGGAGGACCTCACAAACCTAAGCGTCAGCCGTTCCTCAAAACTACATACCCTATCCATATATAACTCCCCAGGAGTTCTTCCTGTGTCCATCTGCAGCCTCATCTCCACCTCTCTCACCAAATTGAGCATTTATGGTTGCAAAGAGGTGGAGCCCATCCCAGGAGAGGCCCTCCTGGTTCTCACCTCCCTCCAAGAGCTCGCATTTGGTTACTGCCAGAAATTGCAGTTCCTCCCTGCAGGACTACATACACTTGCCAGCATCAACTACTTGTGTATCTTTGAATGCACATCCCTCCAGTCGCTGCCCAAGGACTGCCTCCCGAGTTGTCTGCAGAGATTACAGATCTCCAATTGTCCTGAGCTGGAATTGCTTCCCACTTTTTCGGACGGCCTCCGAACTTCTCTGCAAAAATTGGAGATCGCGAATTGTCCTGCCATAAAATCAGTGCCCAAGGACGCCCTCCCGAGTTCTCTGCAGGAATTACTGATCCGGGAGTGTCCTGAAATCAAATCGCTTCACAAGGATGGGCTTCCCAAATCCCTGCGAGCACTACATGTCCGTGATTCCGAAAGCGAGGAGCTTAAAAGGCAGTGCCGCAGCTTGATAGGGACAATTCCAGTAATCATGGCCTGA